One Ictalurus furcatus strain D&B chromosome 21, Billie_1.0, whole genome shotgun sequence genomic region harbors:
- the odad1 gene encoding coiled-coil domain-containing protein 114, with protein sequence MPRGRSAISVHSDSSDMDIDTLGETEMGKLQRQFRIMEADRQAYSIQSQELIRKQRLEMEKLREEHEELQKNLRASASQLRRQTDSHDAQQLRALLNRLDELNEQLERERLSQAELDREIQNIQKKLEELRKGDVSTFHSQKSQARHIQKATRTLENKLDRALVRFNEQLAKNSQLREELETLRVERVRFQQLHHKLDKELREIRQEIGDVIGMSTAAYDSRVEAQTKMTMMKEKAVKDLAQYTVEMKELERLIAHEQRLKDFMTTKCKERTGLDDALSHRHEMKEQRRTDSEVAAETLEEVFQRIQKVTGEDDLEMLVTKFIQAEDRNFALFNYVNEQNTQAEALKDQIRQIKEEMERFQVEDLQQEQEHHTTLKQMEEQQRDTETQALEYEARVKEITQILDQIKTGVSAVFNKIDCDHAAVDDLPGSLAGIRDSDIMTYLRLVEQKTNMLLTVQAFINSKDPEKDYDPKLAAQELLGKIAEMQKQAPVVQPPVPGDDYDIEDLLLPHEEDQPLPQEELRQRIMNRILQKEEALHAGKSKEARSAKLSAQRS encoded by the exons ATGCCTCGTGGAAGATCAGCGATTAGCGTCCACTCTGATTCCAGCGACATGGATATTGATACACTGG gagagacagagatgggcAAGCTACAGAGGCAGTTTCGCATCATGGAGGCCGATCGGCAGGCCTATAGCATCCAGTCACAGGAGCTTATTCGCAAACAGCG TCTGGAGATGGAGAAGCTGCGTGAGGAGCATGAGGAGCTGCAGAAGAACCTGCGAGCATCCGCGAGCCAGTTGCGTAGGCAGACCGACAGCCACGACGCCCAGCAGCTCCGAGCTCTCCTGAACCGCCTTGACGAACTCAACGAGCAGCTGGAGAGAGAGCGACTCAGTCAAGCGGAGCTCGATCGAGAG ATCCAGAATATTCAGAAGAAACTGGAAGAGCTGAGAAAAGGAGATGTTAGTACCTTTCACAGTCAGAAGTCTCAGGCTCGCCACATCCAAAAGGCCACTCGCACCCTGGAAAATAAACTGGACCGG gctCTCGTTCGTTTCAATGAGCAGCTGGCGAAGAACAGCCAGCTGAGAGAGGAGCTGGAGACGCTACGCGTGGAGCGTGTCCGCTTCCAGCAGCTTCACCACAAACTGGACAAG GAGCTTCGGGAAATCCGGCAGGAGATTGGTGACGTCATCGGCATGTCAACGGCAGCTTACGATTCCAG AGTGGAGGCTCAGACGAAGATGACGATGATGAAGGAGAAGGCGGTGAAGGACCTGGCGCAGTACACCGTGGagatgaaggagctggagaggcTGATCGCACACGAGCAGCGCCTTAAAGACTTCATGACAACCAAGTGCAAGGAGAGGACAGGACTGGACGACGCACTCAGCCACAGACACG AAATGAAGGAGCAGCGGAGGACCGACTCGGAGGTGGCGGCGGAGACTCTGGAGGAAGTTTTCCAGCGGATACAGAAGGTGACTGGCGAGgacgatttggaaatgctaGTCACCAAATTTATCCAGG CGGAAGACAGGAACTTTGCTCTCTTTAATTACGTTAACGAGCAAAACACGCAGGCTGAGGCTTTGAAAGATCAAATCAGACAG ATcaaagaggagatggagaggtTCCAGGTGGAGGATCTGCAGCAGGAGCAggagcatcacaccaccctcaAGCAGATGGAGGAGCAGCAGAGAGACACTGAAACTCAGGCCCTGGAGTACGAGGCCCGGGTTAAAGAAATCACCCAGATCCTGGATCAGATTaagacag GAGTGAGCGCCGTGTTTAATAAGATCGATTGCGACCATGCAGCAGTGGACGATTTGCCCGGTTCTTTGGCTGGAATCAGAGACTCCGATATCATGACGTACCTGAGGTTGGTGGAGCAGAAAACCAACATGCTGCTCACTGTGCAGGCCTTCATCAACTCCAAG GACCCGGAGAAGGATTACGATCCGAAATTGGCGGCTCAGGAGCTGCTTGGGAAAATTGCGGAGATGCAGAAACAGGCTCCTGTCGTGCAGCCTCCTGTTCCTGG GGATGACTACGATATAGAAGATTTGCTACTTCCACATGAGGAAGACCAACCTTTGCCCCAGGAAGAACTTCGTCAGCGTATTATGAACAGA aTTCTTCAAAAGGAAGAAGCGTTGCATGCTGGGAAGAGCAAAGAGGCCAGGTCTGCTAAACTCAGCGCTCAGAGATCTTGA